One genomic window of Thermus caldifontis includes the following:
- a CDS encoding lysophospholipid acyltransferase family protein: MRLEPERPFARLLKGVVEALLLQSLKGSLRGVYLQGELPSSPLVLAMNHHSFYDGHLVWLLGRLAGKPASLLVAEENLKAFPILSLVGALEASRVREALRRLRRGEWVAVFPEGVMRYPGPLGPVLPGACWLAERAQVPLLPVAARVVLRGFEHPEAFLWVGEPLPLDARLEEGLGLLLHRLDQLLGSTHPRQVPEGFREVLKGRRSLEERVRPWVEALKRL, encoded by the coding sequence ATGAGGCTAGAACCAGAGCGCCCCTTCGCCCGCCTCCTCAAGGGGGTGGTGGAAGCCCTCCTCCTCCAAAGCCTCAAGGGAAGCCTCAGGGGGGTATACCTCCAAGGGGAGCTCCCCTCCTCTCCCCTGGTCCTGGCCATGAACCACCACAGCTTCTACGACGGGCACCTGGTCTGGCTCCTGGGGCGGCTTGCGGGGAAGCCCGCTAGCCTTCTGGTGGCGGAGGAAAACCTAAAGGCCTTCCCCATCCTCTCCCTGGTGGGGGCCTTGGAGGCCAGCCGGGTGCGGGAGGCTCTTAGGCGGCTTAGGCGGGGGGAGTGGGTGGCGGTCTTTCCCGAGGGGGTTATGCGCTACCCTGGCCCTCTGGGCCCCGTGCTCCCCGGAGCCTGTTGGTTGGCAGAGAGGGCCCAGGTGCCCCTCCTCCCCGTGGCGGCCCGGGTGGTCCTCCGGGGCTTTGAGCACCCTGAGGCCTTTCTCTGGGTGGGGGAGCCTCTGCCTTTGGATGCCCGCCTCGAGGAGGGTCTCGGCCTCCTCCTCCACCGGTTGGACCAGCTTTTGGGGAGCACCCACCCCCGCCAGGTGCCGGAGGGATTCCGGGAGGTGCTCAAGGGGCGGAGGAGCCTGGAGGAAAGGGTGCGCCCCTGGGTGGAGGCCCTGAAGCGGCTATGA
- the crtI gene encoding phytoene desaturase family protein, with amino-acid sequence MRALVIGSGVGGLSAAIRLAAMGLEVLVLEKLEGPGGRARVHRAEGFTFDMGPTVITVPPFLEDLFATRPGDPRLYPDFPKEEGLTHTARYVKLVPLDPFYRIHFPDGTYFDYNNDREHLLSEIGRLAPEDLEGYLRFERDARAIFHRGFLELGFTHFGSLRDLLRVAPDLIRLDAVRPLFSFVRKYFKNPKMQRVFSFESLLVGGNPLSVPAIYAMIHFVERNWGVHFALGGTGALVGGLVRKLEELGGRIRYQAPVRRILTQNRRVKGVVLENGEKLEADLVVSNADYIHTYAELLAPEDRRWHGDWRLKRTRLSMSLFVAYFGFRAQGDEGTRLRHHNVLLSERYEGLLKDIFQRKVLPEDFAHYLHLPTLTDPSLAPEGHHAAYTLVPVPHNGSGLDWEKLGPQYLEKALAYLDEAGYLPGLRNRLVYTHFITPDYFQWTLNSHLGNAFGPEPVLWQTASLRPHNRSEDVRGLYLVGQSYQPGAGLPSVMMSAKMTARLIAHDLGLERAPKALLEATP; translated from the coding sequence ATGCGCGCTCTTGTGATCGGAAGCGGCGTGGGAGGGCTTTCCGCCGCCATCCGCCTGGCGGCCATGGGCCTCGAGGTCCTGGTCCTGGAGAAGCTGGAGGGCCCAGGAGGCCGGGCCCGGGTTCACCGGGCGGAGGGTTTCACCTTCGACATGGGGCCCACGGTGATCACCGTACCCCCTTTCCTGGAGGACCTCTTCGCCACCCGCCCGGGAGACCCCAGGCTCTACCCCGACTTCCCAAAGGAAGAGGGCCTTACCCACACCGCCCGCTACGTGAAGCTGGTCCCCCTGGACCCCTTCTACCGCATCCACTTCCCCGACGGCACCTACTTTGACTACAACAACGATCGCGAGCACCTCCTCTCCGAGATCGGACGCCTGGCCCCCGAGGACCTGGAGGGCTACCTCCGCTTTGAACGGGACGCCAGGGCCATCTTCCATAGGGGCTTTTTGGAACTGGGCTTCACCCATTTCGGAAGCCTCCGGGACCTCCTCCGGGTAGCCCCGGACCTCATCCGTCTGGATGCGGTCCGCCCCCTCTTCTCCTTCGTGAGGAAATACTTTAAAAACCCCAAGATGCAGCGGGTCTTCTCCTTTGAGAGCCTCCTGGTGGGGGGCAACCCCCTTTCCGTGCCCGCCATCTACGCCATGATCCACTTCGTGGAGCGGAACTGGGGGGTGCACTTCGCCCTGGGGGGCACCGGGGCCTTGGTGGGGGGCCTGGTGCGGAAGCTGGAAGAGCTGGGAGGAAGGATCCGCTACCAGGCGCCCGTGCGCCGGATCCTCACGCAAAACCGCCGGGTGAAGGGCGTGGTCCTGGAGAACGGGGAAAAGCTGGAAGCAGACCTGGTGGTCTCCAACGCCGACTACATCCACACCTACGCTGAGCTTCTCGCCCCTGAAGACCGCCGCTGGCACGGGGACTGGCGGCTAAAGCGCACCCGGCTTTCCATGAGCCTCTTCGTGGCCTACTTCGGCTTTAGGGCCCAAGGGGATGAGGGAACGAGGCTTCGCCACCACAACGTGCTCCTCTCCGAACGTTACGAAGGGCTTCTAAAGGACATCTTTCAGCGCAAGGTCCTCCCTGAGGACTTCGCCCACTACCTCCACCTCCCCACCCTCACCGACCCCAGCCTGGCCCCCGAAGGCCACCACGCCGCCTACACCCTGGTGCCTGTGCCCCACAACGGAAGCGGCCTGGACTGGGAAAAGCTTGGGCCCCAATATCTGGAAAAGGCCCTGGCCTACCTGGATGAGGCCGGCTATCTCCCTGGCCTCAGGAACCGCCTGGTCTACACCCACTTCATCACCCCCGACTACTTCCAGTGGACCCTCAATAGCCACCTGGGCAACGCCTTCGGCCCCGAGCCCGTGCTTTGGCAGACGGCCAGCCTCCGCCCCCACAACCGCTCCGAGGACGTGCGGGGGCTTTACCTGGTGGGGCAAAGCTACCAACCCGGAGCGGGGCTTCCCAGCGTGATGATGTCCGCCAAGATGACGGCCCGGCTCATCGCCCACGACCTGGGGCTGGAGAGGGCCCCCAAGGCCCTGCTGGAGGCCACCCCTTGA
- a CDS encoding glycosyltransferase, which yields MSPFQAFDFFFGVLLFLLLRWLALLHNLLSFPRLKPLPTPHRPTASILVPARNEAENLRRSLPSLLRQGALEVLVLDDLSQDGTPQVAQALGQGHPSFRLLPGTPPPPGWKGKNWACWQLAKEAKGEVLVFTDADVVWEEGALGGLLAGLSDRPLLSALPRQEVEGLGAGILVPFVMGGLFSFLPHPLLERLRVANGQVLAFRREAYFAFGGHEAVKGEVLEDVALARKAKAYRLALGTGLFRVRMYQSYREVLEGFGKNFLDIHLKNPAILLGSAFYHLALYTFPWLWGRPDLGLLGLGERLLLQVALGGPLWPAFLAPLAPVLLLPVYLKALLPGKRWKGRPIV from the coding sequence ATGAGCCCTTTCCAGGCCTTTGACTTTTTCTTCGGCGTCCTCCTCTTCCTCCTCCTGCGCTGGCTGGCCCTCCTCCACAACCTCCTATCCTTCCCCCGCCTTAAGCCCCTTCCTACCCCCCATAGGCCCACCGCCTCCATCCTGGTTCCGGCCCGCAACGAGGCGGAAAACCTCCGCCGTAGCCTCCCAAGCCTCCTTAGGCAGGGAGCCCTCGAGGTCCTGGTCCTAGACGACCTCTCCCAAGACGGCACCCCCCAGGTGGCGCAGGCCCTAGGCCAGGGCCACCCCTCCTTCCGCCTCCTCCCTGGCACCCCCCCACCCCCCGGCTGGAAGGGGAAGAACTGGGCCTGCTGGCAACTGGCAAAGGAGGCCAAGGGGGAGGTGCTGGTCTTCACCGACGCCGACGTGGTCTGGGAGGAGGGGGCCTTGGGGGGGCTCTTGGCGGGCCTTTCTGACAGGCCCCTCCTCTCCGCCCTGCCCCGGCAGGAGGTGGAGGGCCTAGGCGCGGGGATCCTGGTCCCCTTCGTCATGGGGGGGCTTTTCTCCTTCCTCCCCCATCCCCTCCTGGAGCGCCTCCGGGTGGCCAACGGCCAGGTTTTGGCCTTCCGCCGGGAGGCCTACTTCGCCTTTGGCGGGCACGAGGCGGTGAAGGGCGAGGTGCTGGAGGACGTGGCCTTGGCCCGGAAGGCCAAAGCCTACCGCCTGGCCTTGGGCACAGGGCTATTCCGGGTGCGCATGTACCAAAGTTACCGGGAGGTGCTGGAGGGTTTTGGCAAGAACTTCCTGGACATCCACCTGAAAAACCCCGCCATCCTCCTGGGCTCCGCCTTCTACCACCTGGCCCTCTACACCTTTCCCTGGCTCTGGGGCCGGCCCGACCTGGGGCTTTTGGGCCTAGGGGAGAGGCTTCTCCTTCAGGTGGCCCTAGGTGGGCCCCTCTGGCCCGCCTTCCTCGCCCCCTTGGCCCCGGTGCTGCTCCTTCCCGTGTATCTAAAGGCCCTCCTCCCAGGAAAGCGCTGGAAAGGGAGGCCCATAGTGTAG
- a CDS encoding YbgA family protein — protein sequence MEPRWPRPRVVVSACLGFAAVRYSGELIPDRIVAALREHVDFIPVCPEVEIGLGVPRPTVRLVRMGEGVRMVQPLTGEDLTERMGVFSQGFLASLGQVEGFILKNRSPSCALKDAKVYAYADRGGAVARGPGLFARRVEEAFPLLPKEDEGRLTSARIRSHFLARIFALARLRGVRDLGGLRAFHARYKLLLHAHHQAETRSLGRLLAEAKGKPFAQVRQAYEEGFLRATRLPFRLPAMADALLHAFGYFKKALSPKEKAHFLDLLADFREERVPLEAPLALLRSWALRFGEDYLEAQALFEPYPKALMDLRSS from the coding sequence ATGGAGCCTCGTTGGCCAAGGCCCAGGGTGGTGGTGAGCGCCTGTTTGGGGTTTGCCGCCGTGCGCTATTCGGGGGAGCTGATACCGGATCGGATTGTGGCCGCCTTGCGGGAGCATGTGGACTTCATTCCCGTGTGCCCGGAGGTGGAGATCGGCCTGGGGGTGCCGAGGCCCACGGTGCGCCTGGTGCGGATGGGAGAAGGGGTACGCATGGTCCAACCCCTCACGGGGGAGGACCTCACCGAGAGGATGGGGGTCTTCAGCCAGGGGTTTCTCGCCTCCCTGGGCCAGGTGGAGGGGTTCATCCTCAAGAACCGCTCCCCTTCCTGTGCCCTTAAGGACGCCAAGGTGTATGCCTATGCGGACCGGGGTGGGGCGGTGGCCAGGGGGCCGGGACTTTTCGCCCGGAGGGTGGAGGAGGCCTTTCCCCTCCTGCCCAAGGAGGACGAGGGGCGGCTAACCAGTGCCCGGATCCGGTCCCACTTTCTGGCCAGGATTTTCGCTTTGGCCCGGCTTAGGGGGGTACGGGACCTGGGAGGCCTTAGGGCGTTCCATGCCCGGTATAAGCTCCTGCTCCATGCCCACCACCAGGCCGAGACCCGGAGCCTGGGGAGGCTTTTGGCAGAGGCCAAGGGAAAACCCTTTGCCCAAGTGCGCCAGGCCTACGAGGAAGGCTTCCTGCGGGCTACCCGCCTTCCCTTCCGCCTTCCGGCCATGGCCGACGCCCTGCTCCATGCCTTTGGGTACTTCAAAAAGGCCCTTTCCCCCAAGGAGAAGGCCCATTTCCTGGACCTCTTGGCGGACTTTCGCGAGGAGCGGGTACCCCTCGAGGCCCCCTTGGCCCTCCTCCGTTCCTGGGCCTTGCGCTTTGGGGAGGATTACCTGGAGGCCCAGGCCCTTTTTGAGCCCTACCCGAAAGCCCTCATGGACCTGAGGAGCTCCTAG
- a CDS encoding lycopene cyclase domain-containing protein: MTYLQFHLAFLLPPLLILLLLARPRPPRLWAYLLMPLIALVYTTPWDNYLVWKGVWGYPEGRVLLHIGYVPLEEYLFFLLQPLLTGALLLRLAGAPPPAGPGLARVVGGGVWLLVTALGVLLLALGGKFLYLGLILAYFSPVFLLQWAFAGDLLVAWWKPLGLGVALPTLYLWGADHFAIAQEGIWWISEAYILGLKAWGLPLEEMIFFLFTNLAVVQGLLLAWHPEALRRLR; encoded by the coding sequence ATGACCTACCTCCAGTTCCACCTGGCCTTCCTCCTCCCGCCCCTCCTCATCCTCCTCCTTCTTGCTAGACCTAGACCCCCGAGGCTTTGGGCCTACCTCCTCATGCCCCTCATCGCCTTGGTCTACACCACCCCTTGGGACAACTACCTGGTGTGGAAGGGGGTATGGGGGTACCCCGAGGGGCGGGTCCTCCTGCACATCGGCTACGTTCCCCTCGAGGAATACCTCTTCTTCCTCCTCCAGCCCCTCCTGACCGGGGCCCTGCTCCTCAGGCTGGCCGGGGCACCCCCCCCGGCGGGGCCGGGGCTTGCCCGGGTGGTGGGCGGAGGGGTCTGGCTCCTGGTGACCGCCTTAGGGGTGCTCCTCCTGGCCTTGGGAGGGAAGTTTCTCTATCTGGGCCTCATCTTGGCCTACTTCTCCCCCGTCTTCCTCCTGCAGTGGGCCTTTGCAGGGGATCTCCTGGTGGCTTGGTGGAAACCCCTTGGGCTTGGGGTGGCCTTACCCACCCTTTACCTTTGGGGAGCGGACCACTTCGCCATCGCCCAGGAAGGGATATGGTGGATTTCCGAGGCCTATATCCTAGGGCTAAAGGCCTGGGGCCTGCCCCTGGAGGAGATGATCTTCTTCCTCTTCACCAACCTGGCCGTGGTCCAAGGGCTTCTGCTGGCCTGGCACCCCGAGGCCTTAAGGCGCCTGCGATGA
- the fni gene encoding type 2 isopentenyl-diphosphate Delta-isomerase: protein MNTAERKRKHLEACLEGEVAYQRVTTGLEGYRLRYHPLAGLSLGEVDLTTPFLGKELKAPFLIGAMTGGEALGEGINLALAEAAEALGVGMMLGSGRVVLERPEALRSFRVRRVAPKALLIANLGLAQLRRYGREDLIRLVELLQADALAFHVNPLQEAVQKGDTDFRGLLGLLEGLLPLPFPVLVKEVGHGLGREAAMALKGLPLAALDVAGAGGTSWARVEEWVRFGEVRHPELCEIGIPTAQAIQEVREILPQIPLIASGGVYTGTDAVKTLALGADLVAVARPLLRPALEGPGAVQAFLEDYLQEMRTALFAIGAKGPKEARGRIEPRSSSGP from the coding sequence TTGAACACGGCGGAAAGGAAACGGAAGCACCTCGAGGCCTGCCTGGAAGGAGAGGTGGCCTACCAAAGGGTCACCACCGGCCTGGAAGGCTACCGCCTCCGCTACCACCCTTTGGCGGGCCTAAGCCTTGGAGAGGTGGACCTCACCACCCCCTTTCTGGGCAAGGAGCTAAAGGCCCCCTTCCTCATCGGGGCCATGACCGGGGGAGAGGCCCTAGGGGAAGGCATCAACCTGGCCCTGGCGGAGGCCGCCGAGGCCTTGGGGGTGGGGATGATGCTGGGCTCTGGCAGGGTGGTGCTGGAACGCCCCGAGGCCCTGAGGAGCTTCAGGGTGCGCCGGGTGGCGCCCAAGGCCCTCCTCATCGCCAACCTGGGCCTAGCCCAGCTCAGGCGGTACGGGCGGGAGGACCTGATCCGGCTGGTGGAGCTCCTTCAGGCGGATGCCCTGGCCTTCCACGTGAACCCCCTTCAGGAAGCCGTGCAGAAGGGGGATACCGACTTCCGCGGGCTCCTTGGCCTTCTGGAAGGGCTCCTTCCCCTTCCCTTTCCCGTCTTGGTGAAGGAGGTGGGGCATGGCCTGGGCCGTGAGGCCGCCATGGCCCTAAAGGGGCTTCCCCTGGCCGCCCTGGATGTGGCCGGGGCTGGGGGGACCAGCTGGGCCCGGGTGGAGGAATGGGTGCGCTTTGGGGAGGTGCGCCACCCCGAGCTATGCGAGATAGGCATCCCCACCGCCCAAGCCATCCAGGAGGTGCGGGAGATCCTCCCCCAGATCCCCCTCATCGCCTCCGGGGGGGTGTACACGGGAACGGATGCGGTGAAGACCTTGGCCCTGGGAGCCGACCTGGTGGCGGTGGCCAGGCCCCTCCTTAGACCGGCCCTGGAGGGACCTGGGGCCGTGCAGGCTTTCCTGGAGGATTACCTTCAGGAGATGCGCACCGCCCTCTTCGCCATCGGGGCCAAGGGCCCAAAGGAAGCCCGGGGACGCATTGAGCCTAGGAGCTCCTCAGGTCCATGA
- a CDS encoding cytochrome P450: MTATLDLRRSLPDLRGLRDDPLGTLLRWGREHSRLRLPLPGMPLHLVFDPEGVERVLHGTDNKATFQYQELARLTGKGLLTDWGEAYREARRALKDPFLPRSVAGYRPLLEEEAEAFFASWRAGERRELDHEMLALSLRFLGRALWGRPLPERIATLALSALERIIERMQNPLARLNPLAEWRFQRVRQALLAEAEGLIAEPPLSALPRTRALAEAVTLLVAGHETTASALTWSLYLLSQRPDWQEKVAQSEAHALAAFQEALRLYPPAWILTRKVEAPLDLGEEAIPTGSTALLSPYVTHHLYFPDGEAFLPERFLQEKGLPSGRYFPFGLGRRLCLGRDFALLEGPVALMAFFRRFRLRPLPEPPVHAGVTLRPKGGLWVTLEGV, from the coding sequence ATGACCGCCACCCTGGACCTAAGGCGGTCCCTTCCCGACCTCAGGGGGCTTCGGGATGACCCCCTAGGCACCCTCCTCCGCTGGGGCCGGGAGCACTCTAGGCTCCGCCTTCCCCTACCGGGGATGCCCCTCCATCTGGTGTTCGATCCGGAAGGGGTGGAGAGGGTCCTTCACGGCACCGACAACAAGGCCACCTTCCAGTACCAGGAGCTTGCCCGCCTCACGGGAAAGGGCCTCCTCACCGACTGGGGGGAGGCGTACAGGGAGGCACGAAGGGCGCTCAAAGACCCCTTCCTCCCCCGAAGCGTAGCGGGGTACCGGCCCCTCCTGGAGGAGGAGGCGGAAGCCTTTTTCGCCTCCTGGCGGGCAGGGGAAAGGCGGGAGCTGGACCATGAAATGCTGGCCCTCTCCTTGCGCTTTTTGGGCCGGGCCCTTTGGGGAAGGCCCCTTCCCGAGAGGATCGCCACCCTGGCCCTCTCTGCCTTGGAGCGCATCATAGAGCGCATGCAAAACCCCCTTGCCCGCCTCAATCCCCTGGCGGAGTGGCGCTTCCAAAGGGTGCGCCAGGCCCTGTTGGCGGAGGCGGAGGGGCTCATCGCCGAACCCCCCCTCAGCGCCCTCCCCCGAACGAGGGCCCTGGCGGAGGCCGTCACCCTCCTGGTGGCCGGCCACGAGACCACGGCCAGCGCCCTCACCTGGAGCCTTTACCTCCTCTCCCAAAGGCCCGACTGGCAGGAAAAGGTGGCCCAAAGCGAGGCCCACGCCCTGGCGGCCTTCCAGGAGGCCTTGCGCCTATACCCGCCCGCATGGATCCTCACCCGCAAGGTGGAGGCCCCCCTGGACCTGGGAGAGGAGGCCATCCCTACAGGAAGCACCGCCCTCCTCTCCCCCTATGTGACCCACCACCTCTACTTCCCAGACGGCGAGGCCTTCTTGCCCGAGCGCTTCCTCCAGGAAAAGGGCCTTCCCAGCGGGCGCTACTTCCCCTTCGGCCTGGGGAGGAGGCTTTGCCTGGGGCGGGATTTCGCCCTCTTGGAAGGCCCCGTGGCCCTTATGGCCTTTTTCCGGCGCTTTCGCCTCCGCCCTCTTCCCGAACCCCCCGTGCACGCCGGGGTCACCCTGAGGCCCAAGGGGGGGCTTTGGGTTACCTTGGAAGGGGTATGA
- a CDS encoding cryptochrome/photolyase family protein, with amino-acid sequence MLLVWHRADLRLADHPALWEALTQGPVVGLVVLDPNNLKTSPRRRAWFLENVRALREGYQGRGGSLWVMEGYPWERVPEAVKKLRAKGVYALKAYTPYGRYRDGRVKEALPVPLHLLPAPHLVPPDMPRPYRVYTPFSRQFRGTDPPLPAPDALPQAPEEGEIPKEEAGIPLPEPGEEAAWQRLRLFLEKGIAEYHLKRDRLDGEGGSRLSPYFTLGVLSPRQAAWEALRIGGEGAKTWVSELLWRDFSYHLLYHFPQMQEKPLDPRFAAFPWQEDEGLFQAWLLGKTGVPLVDAAMRELWATGFLSNRARMCVAQFAVKYLLLPWKRAERAFKELLLDGDTPQNLQGWQWAGGLGVDAAPYFRVFNLVEQGKRHDPEGSWLKGFAPEYPSYEPKDPVVDLVEARRRYLALAQGAPR; translated from the coding sequence ATGCTCCTCGTGTGGCACCGTGCCGACCTGAGGCTTGCCGACCACCCCGCCCTTTGGGAAGCCCTAACCCAAGGACCCGTGGTGGGCCTGGTGGTCCTGGACCCCAACAACCTAAAGACCTCGCCCCGCCGCCGGGCCTGGTTTTTGGAAAACGTCCGCGCCCTCAGGGAGGGGTACCAGGGGCGGGGAGGAAGCCTTTGGGTTATGGAGGGCTACCCTTGGGAGCGGGTACCGGAGGCGGTGAAAAAGCTTCGGGCCAAGGGAGTCTACGCCCTCAAGGCCTACACCCCCTACGGCCGGTACCGGGATGGGCGGGTAAAGGAGGCCCTCCCCGTCCCCTTGCACCTTCTGCCCGCTCCCCACCTGGTCCCCCCAGACATGCCCAGGCCCTACCGGGTCTACACTCCCTTCAGCCGCCAGTTCCGAGGGACAGACCCTCCCTTGCCGGCCCCCGACGCCCTGCCCCAGGCCCCAGAGGAGGGGGAGATTCCCAAGGAGGAGGCGGGCATCCCCCTTCCCGAACCCGGGGAAGAAGCCGCCTGGCAGAGGTTGCGCCTCTTCTTGGAGAAAGGGATTGCGGAGTACCACCTGAAGCGGGACCGGCTGGATGGGGAGGGGGGCTCGAGGCTCTCCCCCTACTTTACCCTGGGGGTCCTCTCCCCCCGGCAGGCCGCCTGGGAAGCCTTGAGGATAGGCGGAGAGGGGGCGAAAACGTGGGTTTCCGAGCTCCTTTGGCGGGACTTCTCCTACCACCTCCTCTACCACTTTCCCCAGATGCAGGAAAAGCCCCTAGACCCCCGGTTCGCCGCCTTCCCTTGGCAGGAGGACGAGGGGCTTTTCCAAGCCTGGCTTTTGGGAAAGACCGGGGTGCCCTTGGTGGACGCCGCCATGCGGGAGCTATGGGCCACGGGCTTCCTCTCCAACCGGGCGCGGATGTGCGTGGCCCAGTTCGCCGTGAAGTACCTCCTTCTCCCCTGGAAACGGGCCGAAAGGGCCTTTAAGGAACTCCTTCTGGATGGGGATACCCCGCAAAACCTCCAGGGATGGCAGTGGGCGGGGGGCTTAGGGGTGGACGCGGCCCCCTATTTCCGGGTCTTCAACCTGGTGGAGCAGGGAAAGCGGCACGACCCCGAGGGAAGCTGGCTGAAGGGTTTTGCCCCCGAGTACCCCTCTTACGAGCCAAAGGACCCCGTGGTGGACCTGGTGGAGGCGCGAAGGCGGTACCTGGCCCTCGCCCAGGGCGCACCAAGGTAG